The nucleotide sequence TAAGATTTTGAATAAACACCGAAAGCTGACATTTCTCAGTAATCCAGGTTGAGTTTTTATTGAATGAAAGTGGAATTTCTATGTATGAATTATTAAGTAAATCAACTGCTGTTCCATTTTCATCTGGGATCATTAATCTCTGACAATAATCCACCTGTGTTTGCCCGTGCCAACTGAACGGAATGTCCGTTTCTGTAAGTACAAAATGAACTACAAGGTTATTCCATGTTGGAGGAATATTTGCTACCCTGTTTAGCCTGACAAGGATGTTGTAATCTAAACCAGAGTTTGTTCCAAAAATGTCAACTGAAAATGCCGACATCAGTGCTTTCCTGTTTTGATAGATTGGAAGATAATTCTGATACATACTTTCAGTATTGCTTCCTCCCACAAAATAATCTACTCCATCAAAAACTGCTGTAGGAAATCCGTTAATTCCATAATAAGTATTTCTTGCATTAGAGTAATTGTTTGTAAAAGAATCTCCATTGTGATGTTCAATAACTGCAACTGAATGACCATTGTCAACAAGATCCTCTCCGCCCATCTGTGCCCCGGGACAATAAACACACCATGTTCCGGTTCCGATTTCCAGAATTACCATTTCTCTATCAGTTGTATAAGTATTGAAATATTCTGTTCTGGAATCATTTGTTGGATCCATATCACCAGTAAGATTGGTCTTTACAGTTATTTCATATAAATCATTTGCTGCATTGAGCACGTAAGATGGAAAGGATACAGTTTGTTCAGCGCCAGCAGCTAAAGTAATTGGTGTACAGTTTTGTGAGTAAACCTGACTTCCTCCAAGTTTAATTGTGCAAGTTGCGTCAAATGTTTCCGAATTCAATCCAAAGTTTTTTAAAATTGCCTGCGGAGTAAAATTTGTAGCTGGTGGGTATGTTGCATCAACTAAAATATCTTTTACCATTACATCATGTGTAAGTGGAACAAATAATTTGAGATCATCAATGTACCAGTAATTAAGATTGTATGAATCACCTGAGAAAAACCAGCAGATTTGAAAATCTGCAGCACCAACATTTGCATTATTAATAGTAACAATTTCTGTTGTAGCCGGTATTGAACCCGTTGGATTAACTTTTGACCATACAATATTCCATGAACCGCCACCAGATCTCGTTGCAACTCCCAGTGTATAAGCCCCGCCATAATGATCAAGATTAAATTTAAACTCAGTTGTTACAACTGTATTTCCTGTAGTATTAATTATTGGGCTGATTAATCGTGAATCACCAACAAAGGAAGGTGACCAGCTAAATCTTGCTTCAGGTGCAGTTCCACCAGAATTATTTGTCGAAACTGCAGACCAATTTGTTGCGTGGGCATCAATCGTCCATCCGCTGGGTGGAAATGTACCTGAGAAATCAACATTGAATATTGATTGTGCCATCAATAACGATGGTAACAAAAATAGAGTGAGTACGAATTTTTTCATAAGAGCTCCATTGGTTTAATGATTTGTAGTTATTAAATAATTAACCCAAATAATATTTGGGATGTATTGAGCTTTCTATTTTAAAATTTTAAACATTTTAGTTTGAAACAAATGAAAACGATTCAATTTTGTTTGCGGGATCTTTTCCTATTTCACTGATATCAATTCCCTGATCCCATAAATGATAGAACAACATACTGCAGGCTTCAGCAAGCTGTTTATGTTCAATATAGATCATTGTTAATTCATTTGATATGGGTACTGGTTGTTCAAGTGCAAACATTACTTTCTCCTGATCAAACACAAGCATTTTAATCGGCAGTTTCTTAACAACTCTTGCTTCCTGACCAAGCTTTAGAGATTTTTTTACTGAAGCAAGCAGCCAGTCAACTTCCTTAAGTTCCTGCAATTCATAAATATCCTTACAGGAACCACCGCGTTTTAATAATTTAAATTCTTCATCCTCTTGCTCTTCCAATCTGTCGGAAGTATCACAAGCATACGGTCCTTTATTGAATGTTAGCATCTCTCTTCTGGTGCTTCGGACACAGGCAGCATAGCGTTTATGTATTTGTCCTTTTTCTTTCATCACATCAATAAATTCAAGAGGATTAACGATGGTTTTGCTGCTTTGAAATATTGGCGTGAAAACCTGGGAAATCTGGTTTATTAATTCTTCCTTCCGTTCAAGATCTTTTTTATATGATTCGACAACACGTTCAAGTGCAATTTTGGGCTCAACTGCTTCGTAAAGTTTGTTTCTGCCTAATTTTTTCTCGACACATATATTTCTGCTGATAAGTTTGTTGAGCACTTCGTAGATTTTCGTTCGTGGAATGTTGACAGCTTCCTGGAGTTCTAATACGGTAAACATCTTACCACTCAGTAGTGTCATATATACTTTAGCTTCCCTCTCGGTAAGCCCAATCTCGATAAAAGATCTGAGGTATTTTGAAGTATCCATTAGGTGTGATTTCTATTCAATTACCTGTTAAAGGGGTTAACAATTAATAAATTTTACCCCACTGGGGGTAAAACTAAAGAATAGGAATATAATTTTCAAATAAATTTTCCAATGATTTCTAATTTATTTGAAATTCAATCAGTAAACGCAGGAAATCAATAGTTTAATCGAATGTTGATCCGGTTTGGAAAACTTCCTTCGTAATCTTGTTCTGAATAAATATTACAAAATTTAGTTTTTCAATATTCCACGATGAGAGAAGAGCATCTTGAAAATTAAAAGATAGTCCTCCCTGATCAATGAATTGACGCATGGGACTTCCATCCTTGTTGGGAAGCATAAGACGGGTAACATCGTAGAATTTTGTCTCACCATTCGAACCGGGTGCTTGCTCAAATTCTATATCAGTTTCAGTGAGTACTGTATGAATGACAAGGTCACTCATATTTATAGATGATGTATCTATGAACTTAATATTTACATTGACTGTATAATCACCTTCCAAAGTTGCATCAACATTAATGTTAAATCTTGGAGAAATAGCAAGTCTCGTGTCCACGGCGGATTTGACACTATTAGAATCTGTTGAAATCGGTTTCAATAATCCGTCCACAAGCGAAGTTGGTGCAAAGAAAACATTATAATAATTGATGCGGGTATCACAAATTTCCTGAGCAGCTAAATAAAATAAATCATTTGGCGCCGGAAAGTTTGTAGGAAACTTAACAGCAACTAACTTACTTCTGCCATAAGTAATATCTGTCAATTTTTCAATTATTTTATTCGACGTAACACACGGAACACAACTTACATTTGCAAAATCTTCAATAAGTACAACCTTACTATTCGCTGAAATATTTGCGGAGTTATCAACGTTCATATTAAGAATTATATTTCCGGTTGGTAATATTTCAGGAGTGATTGGCGGATTTGTCTCACAGCTAAAAGTTAATAATACAAGGAGAGTAAGAATTACAAAATGTTTGATCATAATTTTAAAACCTATAAATGAAACAGATGACTAAGTAATAAACATTTTCATTTTTGTGTTGTTAAATTATTCAATAATAGTAAAATAATAAAGACAATTAATCCACACTTTGTAAAAGATCAATCTAATAATAAAAATGCCGTTACTCTATTCAGAATAACGGCACAATAATATCAGAGAATAGATATTATTCTCCGGAACTCATTGCGTTTGTGTGAGCTAACCAGAATCCACCGATGCTGCCTATTTTGGTATCACCCCAGGTTTTTACTTCTACTGTAAATCCATCTCTCGATATAGATAATGGCTTAACAGCATATTTAACTGCGGTGTTTTTATCAACATCAATCATCGTAATACCACAAATAACTTCGGGTTTGTTTTCAAACGGTTTTAGAAAATTAACTTCAACGGTGAATTTTCTTTCACCTGTATTTTCGTGAAGTGTGTAATATTTGGTCTCTGAGTTTCCACCCCAGGTTCCGCTGAGTACCTGCGACTGGCTAAAAGCAACCGCAGATATCATTAAAAATAATCCAAATGTTAATAATAGATTTTTCATCCGATCCTCCAATGATTTATTAAAGAATAGTTAATTAGTGCTAATATTTAGTACTTAAAATAGGTGGTGAAATATAATTATTCTGCTCTTTAAAAAATATTTATTTTCTTTTCAATAAAATTATCTTTTTCTCTTTTTCAAATCAGATTTTTTTACTCCTTTACAAACAAGATTATAAGAATCGTTTATCCATTCAAGAATATGTAATGATGGAATAGAGCCATCAATAATTATTGTATTCCAGTGTTTTTTATTCATATGGTATCCGGGTTGAACACTTTCAAACATCTCTCTTAATTCAATCGTTTTTTCCGGATCGCATTTTAGATTTATCTGCAGGGGGACGCTGTCAAGTGAAGCAAGAAGAAAAATTTTCCCGGCAACTTTAAATACAAGCGTCTCTTCATCAAAAGGAAATTCCTCGGTTACGCTTTCTTTCTTCAAACAAAATTCTCGGATTTGTTCTATATTCATTTATACGCTGATTGCTAAACTGTTAAATTGTTAAATTGTAAACACTAATTAATATAATTCAAATGATTTGCTACTACAACGGACAATTTCAAACTATTTCAGATATCAAAGTTTCGCCCTTTGACAGAGGATTTCTTTTTGCAGATGGAGTGTATGAAGCAATCCGAACTTACAACAAAACGCTATTCAGATATGATGATCATCTTTCAAGATTAAAAAGAAGTCTGAAAGAAACCAGAATTGATTTTACTGAACTTATAAGTTTAGAAAATATTATCTATGAGTTGATGATAAAAAATGAAATTGAGAATGAAGCATTAGCCTATATTCAGATTACACGCGGATCAGCGATTCCAAGAACTCATCATTTCCCGGAAGAAAAAATTTCACCGACAATTTTCATTTCAGTGAAAGAACTAACTAACAATTATGAAGAACAAACCAATGGAGTAAAAGTTATTCTTCAGGAGGACGTACGATGGTTAAGATGTGATATCAAATCTACTTCCCTTCTTCCTGCTGTTTTCGCAAGTCAGAAAGCAAAAGAACAAAATGCCGCCGAATCAATTCTGGTTCGCGACGGATTAATCACTGAAGGAACACACACAAACTTTTTCGCAATAAAAAATGAAACTGTTTACACAGCACCAAAATCAAGATTTATTCTTGAAGGAATAACGAGAAAAGTAGTTTTGGAATTATGCTCAAAATTTAAAGTTGATTTCATAGAAGATTTTATTAATAAAGATGAACTCAAAAGTTATGACGAATTTTTTATCACCAGCACAACAAAAGAAATTACTCCGGTTACAGAAATTGATTATTGGAAAATTAATCAGGGAAACCCGGGCAAGATAACGATGTCCCTTCAATCTCTTTTCAAAAAAATTGTTGAGGATTATTAATGCCGGAATCAGGTAAACAATCAGCCAAAGTTTTTATACTTACCGGCGAATGGCAGGATATCAGAGGAAGAAATAATCTAAAATTTATCGGGACATCAGATGATTTGGGTACGGTTGAAATTAATTTTTCAAACAATCCTGTTTTTTTTGTTGAGAATAAATCAGAAATTCCACACCTCTCAGTTCATTTTAAAAGGAAGCAAGTCGAACTTAAAAATTTTGATGATAAAAATGTTGATGCTTTATACTTCAACTCACAAAGTGATCTGAAAACAGCAGTTGAAGAGTTGGAAAAAATTGGAATAAAAACTTTTGAATCGGATGTCAATCCTGCAAGAAGATTTCTGATGGAAAGATTTATAAACGCACAGATAAAAGTTGATGGAGTATTTTATCATAAAAATAATCTGTCGTCATTTAACAATCCAAAGCTTGAACCATGTGAATTCACACCAAAATTATTAATTGCTTCTATCGATATCGAAACCGGTCAGAATGGTCAGTTATATTCCATTGCAATCCATCTTTCCGGAAAAATTGATGAGAAAAAAGTATTCATTATTTCAGATAAAAAAGAAAAACTTCCCGCACATATTGAAATCTTTCCGGATGAAAAAGAACTTCTTGAGAATTTTCTGCATTGGTTTAATGAGAAAGATCCTGATGTGATAATCGGATGGCATGTGATTGGGTTTGATCTGATGTTCCTTGAAAATAAATGCAAAGAATTGATGATTCCTTTTAATATCGCACGGGGCGAAGGAAGAGTTTCGCTTCGACAAAGAAAACCGCGCGGATATTTTGCTTCTGTAACCGGAAGAGTAATTATTGATGGACCGCAGGCACTTCGTACTTCATTTTTTACTTTTGAAGATTATCGGCTTGAAACTGTTGCACAGGAATTATTGGCTGAGGGAAAAACAATCACTGCAGATAAAGATAAAGTTGAGGAAATTGAAAGGTTGTTTTCTGATGACAAAGCTGCACTTGCTGAATATAATTTGAATGATGCTGTGCTTGTTACAAATATTTTTAAGAAAGCAGGATTGATTGAACTTTCCATTCGTCGTTCACAGCTTTCCGGATTATTAATGGATGAACTCGGAATGATGACCGCAGCCTTCGATCACTTTCTTTTACCAAAATTTCATCGAGCCGGATATGTTGCACCAAATGTGAAAGATCTTGAAGCTTCCGAACATTCAGCCGGTGGATATGTTATGGATCCTGTTCCTGGAATTTATGATGACGTAATTGTACTTGATTTTAAAAGTTTGTATCCATCTATTATTCAAACATTCAAGATTGATCCATATTCAAATCTTAAATCTGATGTTGATACAATAAAAACTCTGAATAATCTCCGATTCTCATCAACAAAACATTTTCTGCCTGAATTTATTGATCATCTTATTGAACAAAGAAATCTTGCTAAGAAGAAAAAGGATAAACAGCTTTCGCAGGCAATTAAAATTTTGATGAATAGTTTTTACGGGGTGATGGGTTCATTCGGATGCAGATTCTATCATCCGAATTTGCCAACGGCAATTACTGGAACAGGACACAAATTATTACTTGGCAGTAAAGAATTTCTTGCTGAAAAAGGATATGAAGTTATCTACGGAGATACCGATTCTCTTTTTGTAAAACTTCCCCGTGAAATCGGGATCCCTTCGGGAAAAGAAGGTGAAGGAGAAACCGCTGAATCAACCGGGAATAAAATTGCAAAAGATTTGAATCAATACTGGGCAAAGAAAATTCAAAATGAATATGGATTGAAATCATACCTGGAAATTGAATATGAAAAATATTATCGTAAATTTATTTTAACTCCTGCAAGAGGAAGTGAAACCGGTGCAAAGAAAAGATATGCAGGATTATTGTCTGAGTCCGTCAAAGCCGGAGGAAAAGAAACAATTGAATTTATTGGGATGGAATTTGTCCGATCTGATTGGACAAGACTCGCAAAAGAATTCCAGGTTGAACTTTACAACAGAATTTTTAACAATGAAGAAATAGAAAACTGGCTGAGAGAAGTAGTTAATAAAGTTAAATCCGGCAAGTATGACGACAAGCTTGTTTATAGAAAAAGATTGAGAAAAGATGTTGACGAATACACAAAGAATATTCCTCAACACGTTCGTGCTGCACGAATGCTTCCCGAAACAACTCGTCCCGGCGAAGCGACAAGCCGGAGCCGGAGTGGAACAGTTTATTATGTTATTACAAAACGTGGTCCTGTTCCGGTAGAATTGAAACATACGGATATTGATTATGATCATTATATCGAAAAGCAGCTTAAGCCAATTGCTGATTCTGTTTTGAGTTTACTTGGTGAATCATTTGATTCAATTGTTCAATCAGATCAGTTAAGTTTTTTTTGAGAAAGAACTGAGATAACTCTTTGTAAAAAGATTTCATTACTGAAATTAAACTTTTGATCTACATAACATTTACTTGATTCAATCTTTACTATTTTTGTGGAAACAAATGAAGGATTTTATTATGAAACTCCACGATATTCTTCTTAACAATCAAACCGATATAATCAACGAAGCATTTGCCGCTCTGGAAAGATCACATTTAAAACATTATAAATCTTCTAGTGCAGATGAGAATTGGCAAAGACTTGCCAAATTATTTGATCTTACTTTAAACGGAGTAAAAACTAAAAGTCTTGTTGATATGATAACGTATTCTGAAAAAATTGCGAAGGAAAGATTTGAGCTGGGCTTTGACCTGCACGAAGTTCACTCAGCTTATAATGTTCTGGAAGAAACTATCTGGAATACAATTATTAAAGAAATTGATCCTTCTGAACTCGCTGAATCACTTGGTCTTGTTAGCACTGTGCTTGGTAAA is from Ignavibacteriota bacterium and encodes:
- a CDS encoding T9SS type A sorting domain-containing protein — translated: MKKFVLTLFLLPSLLMAQSIFNVDFSGTFPPSGWTIDAHATNWSAVSTNNSGGTAPEARFSWSPSFVGDSRLISPIINTTGNTVVTTEFKFNLDHYGGAYTLGVATRSGGGSWNIVWSKVNPTGSIPATTEIVTINNANVGAADFQICWFFSGDSYNLNYWYIDDLKLFVPLTHDVMVKDILVDATYPPATNFTPQAILKNFGLNSETFDATCTIKLGGSQVYSQNCTPITLAAGAEQTVSFPSYVLNAANDLYEITVKTNLTGDMDPTNDSRTEYFNTYTTDREMVILEIGTGTWCVYCPGAQMGGEDLVDNGHSVAVIEHHNGDSFTNNYSNARNTYYGINGFPTAVFDGVDYFVGGSNTESMYQNYLPIYQNRKALMSAFSVDIFGTNSGLDYNILVRLNRVANIPPTWNNLVVHFVLTETDIPFSWHGQTQVDYCQRLMIPDENGTAVDLLNNSYIEIPLSFNKNSTWITEKCQLSVFIQNLNTKEILQGDKVWLTELLPVPVELTAFTAEASVDGVILRWTTATELNNHGFEIEKSADGTEFFTIAFVPGAGTTTETKNYSYTDEVGYKGGETFYYRLKQVDLDGRIQYSNIAEVVFDVPKDFVLHQNYPNPFNPSTTIKFAVPKTSLVNIKVYDLTGQEVSVLVNEVKEAGTYEIKFDARSLASGIYLYRMTAENFSSVRKLNILK
- a CDS encoding Omp28-related outer membrane protein; this translates as MIKHFVILTLLVLLTFSCETNPPITPEILPTGNIILNMNVDNSANISANSKVVLIEDFANVSCVPCVTSNKIIEKLTDITYGRSKLVAVKFPTNFPAPNDLFYLAAQEICDTRINYYNVFFAPTSLVDGLLKPISTDSNSVKSAVDTRLAISPRFNINVDATLEGDYTVNVNIKFIDTSSINMSDLVIHTVLTETDIEFEQAPGSNGETKFYDVTRLMLPNKDGSPMRQFIDQGGLSFNFQDALLSSWNIEKLNFVIFIQNKITKEVFQTGSTFD
- a CDS encoding MmcQ/YjbR family DNA-binding protein, producing the protein MNIEQIREFCLKKESVTEEFPFDEETLVFKVAGKIFLLASLDSVPLQINLKCDPEKTIELREMFESVQPGYHMNKKHWNTIIIDGSIPSLHILEWINDSYNLVCKGVKKSDLKKRKR
- the dat gene encoding D-amino-acid transaminase, yielding MICYYNGQFQTISDIKVSPFDRGFLFADGVYEAIRTYNKTLFRYDDHLSRLKRSLKETRIDFTELISLENIIYELMIKNEIENEALAYIQITRGSAIPRTHHFPEEKISPTIFISVKELTNNYEEQTNGVKVILQEDVRWLRCDIKSTSLLPAVFASQKAKEQNAAESILVRDGLITEGTHTNFFAIKNETVYTAPKSRFILEGITRKVVLELCSKFKVDFIEDFINKDELKSYDEFFITSTTKEITPVTEIDYWKINQGNPGKITMSLQSLFKKIVEDY
- a CDS encoding DNA polymerase II: MPESGKQSAKVFILTGEWQDIRGRNNLKFIGTSDDLGTVEINFSNNPVFFVENKSEIPHLSVHFKRKQVELKNFDDKNVDALYFNSQSDLKTAVEELEKIGIKTFESDVNPARRFLMERFINAQIKVDGVFYHKNNLSSFNNPKLEPCEFTPKLLIASIDIETGQNGQLYSIAIHLSGKIDEKKVFIISDKKEKLPAHIEIFPDEKELLENFLHWFNEKDPDVIIGWHVIGFDLMFLENKCKELMIPFNIARGEGRVSLRQRKPRGYFASVTGRVIIDGPQALRTSFFTFEDYRLETVAQELLAEGKTITADKDKVEEIERLFSDDKAALAEYNLNDAVLVTNIFKKAGLIELSIRRSQLSGLLMDELGMMTAAFDHFLLPKFHRAGYVAPNVKDLEASEHSAGGYVMDPVPGIYDDVIVLDFKSLYPSIIQTFKIDPYSNLKSDVDTIKTLNNLRFSSTKHFLPEFIDHLIEQRNLAKKKKDKQLSQAIKILMNSFYGVMGSFGCRFYHPNLPTAITGTGHKLLLGSKEFLAEKGYEVIYGDTDSLFVKLPREIGIPSGKEGEGETAESTGNKIAKDLNQYWAKKIQNEYGLKSYLEIEYEKYYRKFILTPARGSETGAKKRYAGLLSESVKAGGKETIEFIGMEFVRSDWTRLAKEFQVELYNRIFNNEEIENWLREVVNKVKSGKYDDKLVYRKRLRKDVDEYTKNIPQHVRAARMLPETTRPGEATSRSRSGTVYYVITKRGPVPVELKHTDIDYDHYIEKQLKPIADSVLSLLGESFDSIVQSDQLSFF